The DNA window CATGCCGACCGGCCGCCGAACCCCCATTCCCGTACGAAAAGGAGGGCGTCGCCGCGACATGCCGAGAGTGCTGCCGTTTGCCGGTCTTCACTACAACCCCGAGCGAGCCGGTGAAGTGGCCTCCCTGCTGGCCGACGCCGCGGATTGGGGGCCCCATACCATCCGGCACCCATCCGGGAAGGGGCAGGGCGCCGAGCCCGCCACGGCTGCCTATCAGCGCCGTGCCGTGGCGACGGCCACCCGATCCGACCAGCACCATGCCTCGCGCCTGTTCTCCGACTGGGCAGGGACCGTAGCCGGCGATTGGCTCCGGCACCAGGTGCTGGCGCAGGATGACTCGCCGTCACTTTACCTCTACCGCTGCCGCCGCCCGGTTCCGGAGGAACTGCGCCACGGCCCCGGAGTAGTCGAGGAAGGAAGCTACGTCGGAATCCTGGCGGGCCTGGGCTTTGACAAGGATCATCCGCTGCGGGTAACCGAGCAGCTCGACCCGTCCGCCGTCGAGCAGATGGTGCCGGCCATGAAGGCCTTTGCCCTGGACGTGGCGCCCGTCTGGGCCGTCTTTTCGAAGGCGGCGCTCGAGGACCGGGCCAAACAACTTGACTCCCTCGTGTCGCAGGCGGTGGGGGGACAGCCCGTGCTGAAGTTCGGCGACCCCCAGGGCGGCTCGCACGAACTCTGGCGCCTTGCGGCGGATCAGGCGCAGCAGGCCGCCGGGATCCTGTCGGGGGTGCCGATGGCGGCCGTGCAGGGCGGGCTCCAGGTGGCAGCCGAACGCGAGCTGGTCACACGCAGGGGCGCGCCGCCCAACGGCATGCCGCCATCGGTCCTGGCCCTGGTCACCTCCGTGGATGGACCGGGCGCAGAGGTGCCGGCCGTTCTGCCGGTGCACCGGCTGCTGCTGGCATCGAGCGGCATCTCGGCCGGACGGCTCGAGCAGCGCCTGGCGTCCTTCTTCCGGGTGATGGAGGTGCCGCAAACCGCGGCTCCCGGTGACCCGGTGGCCGCCCTGGAGGCGGCGCTCGCCGAACTCGGCAAGGCGCGGCCCGAGTTCAGCGGTTTCGTGCTGTACACCGGGCGGGGACGCTTCCGGCTGGTACGCTCCAAGGGGCGCATGTTCATGGAGAGCTGGACCCACCCGCTGGGGCGGGCGGCGTGGAGGGCCATGGACATCAACGTGCTGCACGCCCTGGTCTTCGAGCGGATCCTCGGCATGCCGCCGCAGGAAAGCCGCACCAACGCCCCGCCCGTCGCCACGGAACTCTCACCGGTCAAGGCGCTCGACCGGGTGGACTCCGGAGAGGCCGTCGCGGCGTTCTTCCTGGCCCCTCCTGCACCAGCGCAGCTTCTTGCCGCGGCGCTGGAGAACAACGCGACCCCTGCGGACGCCGTACGTCCGTGGCCGCCGGTGCCGGCGGGGCTGGTGCTGCGCTGGCGGCGCCGTTCCGCCTGAGGGACTGCCGGAGGTCCGCCGGGAGCCTTTTCTCTCAGCGCAGGCGCTCCACGTAGCGGTTGGTGATGGGGAAGCGCCAGTCCCGGCCGAACGCCCTCGGCGTCACCTTCACGCCCGGGGGCGCCTGCCGGCGCTTGTACTCGCTTCGGGCGATCATGGCCGCGACCTTCTCCACCACCGCCGGCTCGAAGCCCATGGCCACAAGCCCGTGGGCGTCCCTGTCCTCTTCCATGTAGGCGGTCACCATGGGGTCCAGGACCTCGTAGGGCGGCAGCGTGTCGGTATCTTTCTGGCCCGGGCGCAGCTCGGCCGAGGGGGCCTTCGCGAACACCCGGTCGGGGATGACGGGGCCGCCCGGCCTCGTGTTTCGCCAGCGGGCGAGGCGGTAGACCCACGTCTTGGGGACGTCCTTGATGACCGCAAACCCGCCAGCCATGTCGCCGTATAGAGTGCCGTATCCGACGGCCATCTCGCTCTTGTTGCTGGCCGTCAGGACAAGCCAGCCGAACTTGTTGGACAGCGCCATCCAGATATTGCCCCGGATGCGGGCCTGGATGTTCTCCTCGGCCACGTCGAACGGCCGCCCCGCAAAGGCCGGCTTCAGGGTCTCCAGGTACGCTGAGAAGATCGGCTCTATGGAGATGACCTCGAACCGGATCCCGAGCCGCCGCGCCACTTCCCGAGCGTCTTCCAGGCTCTCCGGCGACGAAAAGCGTGAAGGCAGGCCGAGCCCCACCACCCGGCCAGGGCCCAGCGCATCCGCCGCGATGGCCGCCACCAGCGAGGAGTCGATGCCGCCGGAAAGCCCGATGACGACGGTCTCGAAGCCGTTCTTGCGGACGTAATCTTTGAGGCCCGTGCAAAGCGCGGCGTAGACCTCGGCTTCCGCATCCAGAAGCGGCCTCACCTCGGGCGCGTGAGCGGCGCTTGCCTCGCCCGCCGGGGCCGCCTCATCGCCTGGCCGCCCGCCGTCCCGGATCGGGATGTTGACCTGCTCGACCAGTTGGCCCGTCTCGCCTCCCTGCCCGCTCATAAGCCACATCCTCTGCTGCCGCCGCCTGGGATCGTGCAGCCGGCGGTGAAAGACCGCCGCCGGGTCGACGTCCGCCACCAGCAGCGCCTCGTCGAAGGAGGGCGCCCGCGCCACCACCCGGCCGTCCTCGTCGATGACGGCGCTGGTGCCGTCGAAGACCAGCTCGTCCTGGCCACCCACCATGTTGACGTAGGCCAGGGCGACCCGGTAGTCGCGGGCCCGGGTGGCCAGCATGCGCTCCCGCTCGGCGATCTTGCCCATGTGGTAAGGCGAACTCGAGATGTTGACGATGACCTGGGCGCCGCCGACCAGGCTCTGCAGGCGCGCGGGGCCGTCAGGGTACCAGATGTCCTCGCAGATGTTCACCCCGATCCGGTAGGGGCCCCAGGTCAACACCAGCGGGCGCCGCCCCGCCTCGAAGTAGCGGAACTCGTCGAACACCCCGTAGTTGGGCAGAAGCTCCTTGTGGTAGATGGCCCGGATCTCGCCGCCCTCGATGACGGCGGCCGCGTTGTAGATGTCGTCGTCGGAGTCGACGAACCCCACGATGGCGACGAGCGGCGGCAGGCGCCGCGCCAGTTCTTCCAGGGTGCGGCGGTTCTCCCGCACGAAGCCCGGGCGCAGCAGCAGGTCCTCCGGCGGGTAGCCCGTTACCGCAAGTTCCGGGAACGCGACGATGTGGGCGCCTGCGTCGTAGGCCCGGCGGGCGAACGCTTCGATGCGTTCGGCGTTGCCCGCCAGATCCCCCACGACCGCGTTGATCTGGGCCAGAGCGATCCGCAGGCCTGCGGATTTGACGTCATCCCCGCGGTTGAAGCCGGGGGACTCTTTCTCGGCCCCCAAGGCCGCTCACCCTTTCATCACACACCGGCATCACTGCTTTCGGGCCTGGTCGGTCACCCCGCCGCGCGATGCGCCCGTCTCCGCCTGGGCCGCCTGAGCCCCCTGACCGGCATGGCCCCCCTCGCCCGCCGGATGCAGCCTCTTCGGCCGCTGCCCGTAGTTCGTCAGGTAGCCATGCCGGATGCGGATGACCTCGTCCGGGGGAAGCTCGAGCACCGGGCCGGCCACCCGGGCGGCCCAGTACACGCGCGCCGTCGACTCCAGAACCCAGGCCACGTGCAGCGCCTCGAGCAGGCTCTCCCCGACCGCGATGGCGCCGTGGTTCTTCATCAGGACGGCCTGGCGGCCTTCGAGCGCCTCGACCGTGTAGCGCCCGAGCAGTTCGGATCCGGTCGTGGCGTATTCGGCCACCCGCACCTCGCCCCCGAACACCCCCGCGGCCTCCCCCAGGATCGGCGGCAGCGACCAGCCCAGCACGGCCAGCACCGTAGCGTACGGCGAGTGGGTGTGGACGATAGCCGCCACGTCCCGCCGCTCGCGGTAGATGGCGAGGTGCGTCGGCAGCTCGGTGGACGGGCGCCGGCGGCCCTCGACGGGCCGGCCCCGGTGGTCCACGACGGGCACGTCCTCCGCCTCGATACGGTCGTATTCCATGCCCGAAGGAGAGATGGCCATCAGGCCCGTCTCGGGGTCGCGGGCGCTCACGTTGCCCGAGGTGCCCACCACGAGCCCGGTTTGCAGAAGCCTGCGCCCGACGCCCACCACTTCGGCACGAAGGCGTGCCAGGAGCATTCTGCGGCCCCCTTCCCCCGGAAGCTGGCCGGGTCTCGAGTCCCATCCGTCCAGCAGCCGCCCGATTCCCGCTGCTCAAGAGCCGCCCGGCAGCCCGGGGCCTTGACATCGGTGCGGCCTGCGCGCCACAATAAGGCCACATCAAGTATAAGCTACCGCCGCATGCGATGAAGGGGAGCGAGTAGGCGGCTGCGCCCGCCTCGCAGCGAGCCGGGTACGGTGCAAGCCGGCGGCGTGGCCCCGCCGAACATGGCCCCGGAGCAGCGCCTCCAACGCGGGTCCGGCCGAGGCCCAGGGCCCGCCAGTAGAGGTTGCCGGGTGCACCCGTTATCGTGCCGGGGTATTCGCCTCGGGGATTTCTGTTGAGCCAGGCGAGCACCCGCCGAGGCCGCTTGCCGCAAGGCAGCGGCGAAGTCGGGGTGGTACCGCGCGGGCAGCCTGTGTGAAGGGCCCTCCGCCCCCGTACCGTCTTCCACGCGTTGCGTGGCGGGCCGGCACGGAGGCGGGGGGCTTCCTCATTCCTTGCCGTCCGCGCCTGCCCGGGAGCGCGGCCCGCCCGAAAGCCGGGAGAAAAGGAGGATGGCCGACCATGGCCGCATCCGGCAAGTTCTACATCACGACCCCCATCTACTACCCCAGCGACCGGCTGCACATCGGCCATGCGTACACGACCACCGCGGCCGATGCGCTGGCGCGCTGGCACAAGTTCCTGGGCGAAGACGTCTTCTTCCTGACGGGCTCGGACGAGCACGGCCAGAAGATCCAGCGCGTCGCTGCGGAACGGGGCGTGACGCCGCGGCAGTACGTGGACCACATCGTGGCCACGTTCAAGGAGCTCTGGAAGCGGCTGGACATCGACTACGACCACTTCATCCGCACCACCGACCCGGACCACGAGCGGGTCGTGCAACACATCTTCAAGACCATATACGACAAGGGCGACATCTACAAGAGCACCTACGAGGGCTGGTACTGCGTGCAGTGCGAGACGTTCTGGCTCGAAAGCCGGCTGGTGGACGGCAAGTGCCCGGACTGCGGGCGCCCGGTGGAGCTGTTGCGCGAGGAGAGCTACTTCTTCCGCCTCTCCAGGTACGCCGGCCGGCTCCTCGACCACATCGAGGCCCATCCCGAGTTCATCCAGCCGCCCACGCGGCGCAACGAGATGGTGGCGTTCATCAAGCAGGGGCTGGAGGACCTGTGCGTCTCCCGCACCACGTTCGACTGGGGCATCCCGGTGCCCGGCGACCCGAAGCACGTGATCTACGTCTGGTTCGACGCGCTCACCAACTACCTGACCGGGGTGGGCTACCTGCAAGACGACGCGAAGTTCGGCCGCTACTGGCCTGCCGAGTTGCACCTGGTCGGCAAGGAGATCGTGCGGTTCCACACCGTCATCTGGCCCATCATCCTCATGGCCGCAGAGTTGCCGCTGCCTCGCCAGGTGTTCGGGCACGGGTGGCTCTTGTTCGACCAGCAGAAGATGAGCAAATCGAAGGGCAACGTGGTGGACCCCAACGTCCTCATCGACCGGTACGGCAGCGACGCCGTGCGCTACTTCCTGCTGCGGGAGGTGTCGTTCGGGCAGGACGGCAACTTCTCGGAGGAGGCCCTGGTGGAACGCATCAACGCGGATCTCGCCAACGACCTCGGCAACCTGGTCTACCGAAGCCTGAGCATGCTGGAACGCTACAACGGCGGCGTCCTCCCCGAGCCCGGCGCCGAGGAGGGAGTCGACCGGGAGCTCCGCACCCTCGCCCGCCAGGTGGCCAACGAGGCGAACGAGAAGCTGCAAGCGCTCGACATCGACACGGCCCTGGCCACCATCTGGCGCTTCGTGCGGCGTGCCAACAAGTACATCGACCAGACGGAGCCGTGGGTTCTCAACCGGCGCCAGAAGGAGGACCCTGCCGCCGGGGAGCGGCTGCGCACGGTGCTGTACAACCTCGCCGAAGCGCTGCGGGTGACGGCGCTTTTGGTGGCGCCGTTCATGCCGAAGGCGGGGCGCGCCATCTGGGAGCAGCTCGGCATCCAGGAGCCGCTGCAAAGCCAGCGCTTCAGCGACCTGGCGTGGGGCAGGAGCCGGCCGGGTACCCAGACCCGCCGGGGCCAGCCGCTCTTCCCGCGCATCCTCGACCTGGAGGAAACTGCGCCGAAGGCCATCGGCGCGAAAGAGCCGGACGCAGCCGCAGCGGCCCCTGCACCGGCAGCGTCCACGAGCCCGGGCCCGGCAGCCCCGGCCACGCCGCGCGCGCAAAACGGTCCGCAGCCCGGCGGAGTCATCACCATCGACGAGTTCGGGCACGTTGACCTGAGGGTGGCCAGGGTGCTCGAGGCAGCCCGAATCCCCGGAGCAGACAAACTCTTGAAGCTGAAGGTGGACGTGGGCGAGCCCGAGCCCCGCCAGATCGTGGCGGGCATCGCCCAGCACTACACGCCCGAACAGCTTGCCGGCAAGTACATCGTGGTGGTTGCCAATCTCAAGCCGGCCAGGCTTCGGGGCGAAATCTCCCAGGGTATGCTGCTGGCGGCGTCCACGGCCGACGGGCGGCTGACGCTGGTCACCCCGGAGGCGCCCATCCCGCCGGGGAGCAAGGTCAAGTGACGCAGGTGCCGCTGGTCGATACGCACCTTCACCTCGACGACCAGCGCTTCGAGGACGACCGGGAGCAGGTGCTGCGGCGGGCACTCGACGCCGGGGTGAGCACCGTCGTCACGTGCGGCGCCGACCTGGCCACGTCCCGCCAGGCCCTGGCGCTGGCCGAGCGATACGGGGAGACGGAGGGTGCCGGCGGCGCCGCGGTGTGGGCCGCCGTTGGCATCCACCCCCACGAAGCCGGACAGGTTGGGGACGTGGAGGCGGCCTTGCGGGAACTGCAGGCTCTGGCCTCCCATCCCCGCGTGGTGGCTATCGGTGAGATCGGGCTCGACTACCACTACGACTTCTCGCCCCGGAAGGTCCAGCTGGAACTCTTCAGGCGCCAGCTGCACCTGGCAGCTTCCCTGGGCAAGGCGGCCATCGTCCACGCCCGGGAGGCGGAAGACGACGTGCTGGCCATCCTGGGACGAGAAAGACCTTCCCGGGGCGTGATGCACGCCTTCGCCGGAAGCCTCGAGCAGGCGAGGCGCGCCCTTGACCTGGGGTGGTACGTGGGTGTCGGGGGGATGCTCACGTTCCACAACGCCGACGGGATCCGCGAGGTGGCGGCGTCAGTGCCCCTCGACCGGATCTTGCTGGAGACCGACGCGCCGTACCTGGCGCCGGTTCCGCACCGGGGCAGGCGCAACGAGCCGGCCTACGTGGCCCTTGTCGCCCGCAAGCTGGCCGAAGTCCGGGGGCTGCCGGTGGACGAGGTGGCACGCGTCACCACCGCGGCGGCCCGCCGGCTGTTCGGCCTGGGCGCTTGAGCGCCCCAGGCAAGCCTCACCAGAACCCGAGGAGCGCCTTTGCCTCCTCGCTCATCCGCTCCGGCGTCCAGGGCGGGTCCCAGACGATCTCCACCTGGACGTCCTCCACGCCGGGAATCTCCCGCACGGCCTGGTTGACCATCTCGTTCACCATGTAGGCAAGCGGACACCCGATGGCCGTGAGGGTCATGCGAACGTGAACCTTGCCGCCCTCTATCTCGATCCCGTAGATCAGGCCGAGGTCCACGATGTTGATGCCGAGCTCCGGGTCGACGACCCGGCGCAGGGCTTCCCGCACCGCCTCTTCGGTCAGTTGAGCGGCTGCCATCCCTCTTCCCTGCGCACCCCCTCGTTCCGTTTCGCGCACGCAAAAAGAAAGCCGCGAGTCATTTGTTCACCGGGTTCATTATATCGCGGGGCGTAGAGCGCAGGACAGGCCGCATAAGCTTGGGAGGCCTGGCTATGTGGGAGCTGTTGCTGTTGCTTGTGCTCTCTGCCGTGGGGCTGACCAGCGGCAACGACGCCGTGGGGCTGGCGGCGCTGCTCGCCCTGTTCGTTCGGGAACTGGGGCCACCCGGCAGCCTCGAGGCCACGGCGCGCCACAGCACGGAACTGGGGGTGCTCTTCCTCGTCCTTGGGCTGCTCTTACCCGCCGTCTCCGGAGCGGTGCGCGCCCCCGAACTCTTCTCCCGGGTCTTGCTCACGCCCACAGGCCTGCTCAGCCTGGCGGTGGGTCTCATCGCAAGCCGGCTCGCCGCCGACGGCGTGGCGTTGATGCAGGCGCGCCCCGAGGTGCTGATGGGGCTTGTGGCAGGCTCCCTGGCCGGCGTCTGGCTCCTGGGGGGGATTCCGGTTGGCCCGCTGGTGGCGGCCGGCCTGGTGGCGCTGTTCGCCCGGTTCCTTTGAGCCGCAGGAGAGGCGCAATGGCATCATCTGCGGGCATTGCCAGCTCTTGCTTTTTTTGTTGACGAACACCCCCTGCTTCCATATAATGCGTATGGACTGGAAGAGACAGGAATTCGCGGCCGGGGAAGGGGGGTTCGGGCGATGAAGTCGACCGGGATCGTGCGCAAGGTCGATGAGCTGGGGCGCGTGGTCATCCCCATCGAATTGCGGCGCACGCTACAGA is part of the Bacillota bacterium genome and encodes:
- a CDS encoding NAD+ synthase translates to MGAEKESPGFNRGDDVKSAGLRIALAQINAVVGDLAGNAERIEAFARRAYDAGAHIVAFPELAVTGYPPEDLLLRPGFVRENRRTLEELARRLPPLVAIVGFVDSDDDIYNAAAVIEGGEIRAIYHKELLPNYGVFDEFRYFEAGRRPLVLTWGPYRIGVNICEDIWYPDGPARLQSLVGGAQVIVNISSSPYHMGKIAERERMLATRARDYRVALAYVNMVGGQDELVFDGTSAVIDEDGRVVARAPSFDEALLVADVDPAAVFHRRLHDPRRRQQRMWLMSGQGGETGQLVEQVNIPIRDGGRPGDEAAPAGEASAAHAPEVRPLLDAEAEVYAALCTGLKDYVRKNGFETVVIGLSGGIDSSLVAAIAADALGPGRVVGLGLPSRFSSPESLEDAREVARRLGIRFEVISIEPIFSAYLETLKPAFAGRPFDVAEENIQARIRGNIWMALSNKFGWLVLTASNKSEMAVGYGTLYGDMAGGFAVIKDVPKTWVYRLARWRNTRPGGPVIPDRVFAKAPSAELRPGQKDTDTLPPYEVLDPMVTAYMEEDRDAHGLVAMGFEPAVVEKVAAMIARSEYKRRQAPPGVKVTPRAFGRDWRFPITNRYVERLR
- a CDS encoding iron-sulfur cluster assembly protein yields the protein MAAAQLTEEAVREALRRVVDPELGINIVDLGLIYGIEIEGGKVHVRMTLTAIGCPLAYMVNEMVNQAVREIPGVEDVQVEIVWDPPWTPERMSEEAKALLGFW
- a CDS encoding class II aldolase/adducin family protein translates to MLLARLRAEVVGVGRRLLQTGLVVGTSGNVSARDPETGLMAISPSGMEYDRIEAEDVPVVDHRGRPVEGRRRPSTELPTHLAIYRERRDVAAIVHTHSPYATVLAVLGWSLPPILGEAAGVFGGEVRVAEYATTGSELLGRYTVEALEGRQAVLMKNHGAIAVGESLLEALHVAWVLESTARVYWAARVAGPVLELPPDEVIRIRHGYLTNYGQRPKRLHPAGEGGHAGQGAQAAQAETGASRGGVTDQARKQ
- a CDS encoding DUF441 family protein → MWELLLLLVLSAVGLTSGNDAVGLAALLALFVRELGPPGSLEATARHSTELGVLFLVLGLLLPAVSGAVRAPELFSRVLLTPTGLLSLAVGLIASRLAADGVALMQARPEVLMGLVAGSLAGVWLLGGIPVGPLVAAGLVALFARFL
- a CDS encoding DUF1015 family protein, with amino-acid sequence MPRVLPFAGLHYNPERAGEVASLLADAADWGPHTIRHPSGKGQGAEPATAAYQRRAVATATRSDQHHASRLFSDWAGTVAGDWLRHQVLAQDDSPSLYLYRCRRPVPEELRHGPGVVEEGSYVGILAGLGFDKDHPLRVTEQLDPSAVEQMVPAMKAFALDVAPVWAVFSKAALEDRAKQLDSLVSQAVGGQPVLKFGDPQGGSHELWRLAADQAQQAAGILSGVPMAAVQGGLQVAAERELVTRRGAPPNGMPPSVLALVTSVDGPGAEVPAVLPVHRLLLASSGISAGRLEQRLASFFRVMEVPQTAAPGDPVAALEAALAELGKARPEFSGFVLYTGRGRFRLVRSKGRMFMESWTHPLGRAAWRAMDINVLHALVFERILGMPPQESRTNAPPVATELSPVKALDRVDSGEAVAAFFLAPPAPAQLLAAALENNATPADAVRPWPPVPAGLVLRWRRRSA
- the metG gene encoding methionine--tRNA ligase, producing MAASGKFYITTPIYYPSDRLHIGHAYTTTAADALARWHKFLGEDVFFLTGSDEHGQKIQRVAAERGVTPRQYVDHIVATFKELWKRLDIDYDHFIRTTDPDHERVVQHIFKTIYDKGDIYKSTYEGWYCVQCETFWLESRLVDGKCPDCGRPVELLREESYFFRLSRYAGRLLDHIEAHPEFIQPPTRRNEMVAFIKQGLEDLCVSRTTFDWGIPVPGDPKHVIYVWFDALTNYLTGVGYLQDDAKFGRYWPAELHLVGKEIVRFHTVIWPIILMAAELPLPRQVFGHGWLLFDQQKMSKSKGNVVDPNVLIDRYGSDAVRYFLLREVSFGQDGNFSEEALVERINADLANDLGNLVYRSLSMLERYNGGVLPEPGAEEGVDRELRTLARQVANEANEKLQALDIDTALATIWRFVRRANKYIDQTEPWVLNRRQKEDPAAGERLRTVLYNLAEALRVTALLVAPFMPKAGRAIWEQLGIQEPLQSQRFSDLAWGRSRPGTQTRRGQPLFPRILDLEETAPKAIGAKEPDAAAAAPAPAASTSPGPAAPATPRAQNGPQPGGVITIDEFGHVDLRVARVLEAARIPGADKLLKLKVDVGEPEPRQIVAGIAQHYTPEQLAGKYIVVVANLKPARLRGEISQGMLLAASTADGRLTLVTPEAPIPPGSKVK
- a CDS encoding TatD family hydrolase, whose product is MTQVPLVDTHLHLDDQRFEDDREQVLRRALDAGVSTVVTCGADLATSRQALALAERYGETEGAGGAAVWAAVGIHPHEAGQVGDVEAALRELQALASHPRVVAIGEIGLDYHYDFSPRKVQLELFRRQLHLAASLGKAAIVHAREAEDDVLAILGRERPSRGVMHAFAGSLEQARRALDLGWYVGVGGMLTFHNADGIREVAASVPLDRILLETDAPYLAPVPHRGRRNEPAYVALVARKLAEVRGLPVDEVARVTTAAARRLFGLGA